CGGAGATGCTTTTTGAGCTTATACACCTTCCCAGGACATCACGGGAAGATATCAAGATAGACATCGCGGCATTACCTGATGTCGAGAATGTGATATGGCACGCTTAGCCATTAACCTAACGCAAGGAGGGAATAATGAGAAAAAAACTTCCGGAAAAACAGAACGCTGAGGAGAAATTCCTGGATGTGAGCGCCAGCATGCAGGGGACATTGCGGTTCGACGACCCCGTTAACCTCAGGATAAACGGTAAGTTCGAGGGAACGCTGGATACAAAGGGACAGCTTATGGTGGGGAACAGGGCGTCTATAGACGCAAATATAACCGGTGAGAGCATTTCCATAGCCGGAAAGGTCACGGGGAACATAAAAGCCGTTAAGGGTCTTAAACTGGAATCCACGGCTCATCTTACCGGGGAGATCGAAACACCCAGTCTTTCCGTTTCCGAAGGCGCCGTGATAAATGGTAACATCCGTATGACCGGCGGCAACTTGTCCGACAACCAGAACCGGGGCGACTGGATGACCGTAGACCAGCTGGCCAAATATCTTGAAGTTGATGGTAACAAGATATACGAA
This window of the Candidatus Omnitrophota bacterium genome carries:
- a CDS encoding polymer-forming cytoskeletal protein — its product is MRKKLPEKQNAEEKFLDVSASMQGTLRFDDPVNLRINGKFEGTLDTKGQLMVGNRASIDANITGESISIAGKVTGNIKAVKGLKLESTAHLTGEIETPSLSVSEGAVINGNIRMTGGNLSDNQNRGDWMTVDQLAKYLEVDGNKIYEWANKSLLPGTKEGGEWIFERSKVDQWIAEGKVKA